The following proteins are co-located in the Fluviicola sp. genome:
- a CDS encoding TetR/AcrR family transcriptional regulator: protein MKKAEATRLTILQKAFELIYVKGYQTTSIDDILATTQVTKGAFYYHFKNKDEMGLAIINEVLKPTMTESFILPLQSQGDPLEFIYDMMYHLLIGNPFLKPEFGCPASNMTQEMTPWNADFGRAMNELVVEWEQTLIHALETGKQNGFVRTDVQSKQVTVMVMSGYWGVRNLGKLDHGKESYHLYLKELKNYLTSLK, encoded by the coding sequence ATGAAAAAAGCGGAAGCAACACGCTTAACCATTCTGCAAAAAGCATTTGAGCTCATTTATGTCAAAGGATATCAAACCACCAGTATTGATGATATCCTGGCCACCACGCAAGTAACGAAAGGAGCTTTCTATTATCATTTCAAGAATAAGGACGAAATGGGATTAGCGATCATTAACGAGGTCCTGAAACCGACCATGACCGAAAGCTTCATTCTTCCTTTACAAAGTCAGGGCGATCCATTGGAGTTTATTTACGATATGATGTATCATTTGCTGATCGGAAATCCATTCCTGAAACCGGAATTCGGTTGCCCCGCGTCCAACATGACCCAGGAAATGACTCCCTGGAATGCAGATTTCGGCCGGGCAATGAACGAACTCGTCGTGGAATGGGAACAAACACTGATTCATGCGCTGGAAACCGGCAAACAGAATGGTTTTGTAAGAACTGATGTTCAGTCGAAACAAGTCACGGTTATGGTCATGTCGGGATATTGGGGCGTGCGGAATTTGGGCAAACTGGATCATGGAAAAGAATCATATCACCTTTATTTAAAAGAGCTTAAGAATTATTTGACAAGTCTGAAATAA
- a CDS encoding DUF3817 domain-containing protein has protein sequence MLQIIQSKVGRLRLIGFLEGISLLILLFIALPLKYGYGIPEVSKVMGTVHGALFLLFVFNTLSVGVEYQWKFRETTWKVLLACIVPLGTFYIDQKILKRMDPSNSK, from the coding sequence ATGTTACAGATCATTCAATCAAAAGTAGGCCGCTTGCGCCTCATCGGATTCCTGGAAGGAATTTCCCTGCTCATTCTTTTATTCATAGCACTTCCTCTGAAATACGGTTACGGAATACCCGAAGTTTCCAAAGTAATGGGAACCGTTCACGGGGCTTTATTCCTGCTTTTTGTTTTCAACACTTTGAGCGTGGGAGTAGAGTATCAATGGAAATTCCGGGAAACAACCTGGAAAGTATTGCTGGCTTGTATCGTTCCGCTGGGAACGTTTTACATCGATCAGAAAATTTTAAAACGAATGGATCCTTCAAACAGCAAGTAA
- a CDS encoding rhodanese-like domain-containing protein, whose product MKTIGIILGVCLVLYIGYRTYRFLNLDKGLGKKIEQGAVILDVRTPSEYKTGHIEGSVNLQLSRLHADKLPLDKDKTYITVCSHGLRSVKAMNLLKEKGYKVFNGGALADLESEIKQTEK is encoded by the coding sequence ATGAAAACCATTGGAATTATTTTGGGAGTTTGCCTGGTTCTTTATATCGGCTATCGCACGTACCGTTTTTTGAATCTCGATAAAGGATTGGGGAAGAAAATAGAACAAGGAGCAGTAATCCTGGATGTAAGAACACCGTCTGAATATAAAACCGGGCACATTGAAGGATCTGTCAATTTGCAGTTGAGCCGCTTGCATGCAGACAAGCTTCCTCTGGACAAGGACAAAACTTATATCACCGTTTGTTCGCACGGACTCAGAAGTGTCAAAGCCATGAACTTACTGAAGGAAAAAGGATACAAAGTGTTCAATGGCGGTGCTTTAGCCGACCTGGAAAGCGAAATTAAACAAACAGAAAAGTAA
- a CDS encoding MmcQ/YjbR family DNA-binding protein, translating into MDIEAIRSICRQFPGVTEDVKWEHDLVFSVGLKMFCVVGLDETPVSASFKVRDEEFEEMAGRPGFKPAPYVAKYKWVLIDDITRMKRSDWEFYLKQSYELVKAKLPAKTRKALDSNG; encoded by the coding sequence GTGGATATTGAAGCAATCAGAAGTATTTGCCGGCAATTTCCCGGAGTAACAGAAGATGTGAAATGGGAACATGACCTGGTTTTTTCCGTGGGGTTGAAAATGTTTTGTGTAGTGGGGCTGGATGAAACACCCGTTTCAGCTTCTTTCAAAGTCAGGGATGAAGAATTTGAAGAAATGGCCGGCCGGCCGGGGTTTAAACCGGCACCTTACGTAGCTAAATACAAATGGGTGCTTATCGATGACATTACCCGGATGAAACGAAGCGACTGGGAATTTTACCTGAAACAATCTTATGAACTGGTTAAAGCAAAACTTCCGGCTAAAACACGAAAAGCTTTGGATTCCAATGGTTAG
- a CDS encoding WG repeat-containing protein: MNRIKLFTLGVFAITALASKAQTLVFQAKTVENQLWGYSNMEGELVIPAEYDKCYPFSSNGLAVIYDEKERQYHFIDVKNQRLTTNPAKFKIKDGLGFNVSGFNDHLFLVQVNNKWGYMNDEGSLAIPANYDNGSDFNGGFATVTKGKQFLVIDKDGNETPLESGITEVKEFSDGLAPVRMSSKKYGFIDTKGKLVVPAEYETVGYFVDGLAWVKTAAGKLGYIDKSGQWIIKPEFEAGKDFDHTSGLARVKKGETWCYVDKSGKILYVKDTESWGDFSEGLADGKKGGMRGFYDHTGKWVIEPKFLAVRDFHNGYAAAKSADNKWGIIDKTGKWAVEPKFDSVKDVTRIK, translated from the coding sequence ATGAATCGAATTAAATTATTCACGTTAGGTGTGTTTGCAATAACTGCACTTGCGTCAAAAGCTCAAACACTTGTTTTCCAGGCAAAAACCGTTGAAAACCAACTTTGGGGTTATTCAAACATGGAAGGAGAACTCGTTATCCCGGCTGAATACGACAAATGTTATCCGTTCTCATCCAATGGGCTTGCTGTAATTTACGACGAAAAAGAGCGTCAGTACCATTTCATTGATGTGAAAAACCAGCGATTAACAACCAATCCTGCCAAGTTTAAGATCAAAGACGGGCTGGGATTCAATGTAAGTGGTTTCAACGATCATTTGTTCCTGGTTCAGGTGAACAACAAATGGGGCTACATGAATGATGAGGGAAGCCTGGCCATTCCCGCAAATTATGATAACGGAAGTGATTTTAACGGAGGTTTTGCTACGGTTACCAAAGGAAAGCAATTTTTAGTAATAGATAAAGACGGAAATGAAACACCTCTTGAGAGCGGAATAACCGAAGTAAAAGAGTTTTCGGATGGGCTTGCACCGGTGAGAATGAGTAGCAAAAAATATGGATTCATTGATACCAAAGGGAAACTGGTAGTTCCGGCTGAGTACGAAACCGTGGGATATTTTGTAGACGGATTGGCATGGGTGAAGACTGCAGCTGGGAAATTGGGATACATTGACAAAAGCGGCCAGTGGATCATCAAGCCTGAATTTGAAGCAGGAAAGGATTTCGACCATACTAGCGGACTTGCGCGTGTTAAGAAGGGCGAAACCTGGTGTTATGTGGATAAATCCGGCAAGATCCTGTATGTGAAAGATACCGAAAGCTGGGGTGATTTTTCAGAAGGTTTGGCAGATGGGAAAAAAGGCGGAATGCGAGGATTTTACGATCATACCGGTAAATGGGTAATTGAGCCTAAATTCCTGGCTGTTCGTGATTTTCACAATGGCTATGCAGCTGCCAAGTCGGCTGACAATAAATGGGGAATTATCGATAAAACCGGAAAATGGGCGGTAGAACCCAAATTTGATTCAGTGAAAGATGTAACCCGGATTAAATAA
- a CDS encoding type II CAAX endopeptidase family protein — protein sequence MSRSLSVAVITLLSFGCYFFLSQAYFSELRIWINGYIPDLGISHLLVYLLVSLPVVLGASVINEFKRCQTTLGLNRSIVKGVLFPLVCTLPMFIGFALCFSINKHLTADEILITAVAAAFFEEFIFRGFLFGQLFRFTKLGFIPAILLGAFLFAAMHLYQSNDLPVLIGVFSTTFMGAVLFAWLFAEWNFNLWIPVFLHFFMNLAWMLFAVSDNAFGGFYANIFRLLTIALAITLTLVYKRRKQLPLKINKETIWIKNRN from the coding sequence ATGAGCAGATCCTTGAGTGTTGCTGTTATTACTTTACTGTCCTTCGGATGCTATTTTTTCTTATCACAGGCCTATTTTTCGGAACTCAGGATATGGATCAACGGATATATCCCGGATTTGGGAATTAGCCATTTGCTGGTATATCTGCTGGTTTCCCTTCCGGTTGTTTTAGGCGCTTCCGTTATCAATGAATTCAAGCGCTGCCAAACAACATTGGGACTGAACCGTTCCATAGTCAAAGGAGTTTTGTTCCCGCTGGTTTGTACCCTTCCAATGTTTATAGGCTTTGCCTTGTGTTTTTCAATTAACAAGCATTTGACCGCTGATGAGATCCTGATTACAGCAGTTGCGGCTGCATTTTTTGAAGAGTTTATTTTCCGGGGTTTTCTTTTCGGGCAATTATTCCGGTTCACGAAACTGGGCTTCATTCCGGCTATTTTGCTCGGAGCGTTCTTATTTGCAGCCATGCATTTGTACCAAAGCAATGATTTACCGGTTTTGATCGGAGTGTTCTCCACCACCTTTATGGGGGCGGTGCTTTTTGCTTGGCTTTTTGCCGAATGGAATTTCAACTTGTGGATTCCGGTTTTCCTGCATTTCTTCATGAACCTGGCCTGGATGCTTTTTGCGGTTTCAGATAACGCTTTCGGAGGTTTTTATGCCAATATTTTTCGTTTGCTCACCATTGCGTTGGCTATTACTTTGACGCTGGTTTATAAACGCCGGAAACAGCTTCCCCTCAAAATCAATAAGGAAACTATCTGGATCAAGAACCGGAATTAA
- a CDS encoding WG repeat-containing protein, translating into MKKTIRLAMSLALIFSLAACSSGESSAQTTKREKNLFPDNSGLYPIIQDSLFGYINTKGEVVIKPQFEKAAQFSEGLAYFEKDGKYGFINTKGEVVIEPVYTKKSRGWLKLAIEPLGETYFKEGLAAVNKNGLFGYIDKKGQEVIPAQFSEANAFSQGFAYVRNGQQIYFINQKGEKQFGRDFEWTSGFNDSLALVMTDQKVGYINTSGKWVIPNKYYTGGIFMDGYAAVKDTREGKTWKLIDKKGKVLFEKEADRMHKGFGNYVYFNEGRNEGLLDLKGQVVIPAKYDVLFFLDEVIIVKTDSKEDRFGLINKKGEWVTEAKYHALFPAGDNMILMGTENRELGYIDFSGKVIWKPTK; encoded by the coding sequence ATGAAAAAAACAATCCGTTTGGCAATGAGTCTGGCGCTGATTTTTTCTCTTGCAGCCTGCTCATCAGGAGAGAGTTCCGCTCAAACGACTAAACGCGAGAAAAACCTGTTTCCTGATAACAGCGGTTTATACCCGATTATACAGGACAGCCTTTTCGGATATATCAATACAAAAGGCGAGGTAGTGATCAAACCACAGTTTGAAAAAGCTGCCCAATTCAGTGAAGGATTGGCGTATTTTGAAAAAGACGGAAAATACGGATTTATCAACACAAAAGGAGAAGTGGTTATTGAACCTGTTTACACCAAAAAGTCGAGAGGATGGCTCAAATTGGCTATTGAACCATTGGGAGAAACCTATTTCAAGGAAGGGTTGGCCGCAGTGAATAAAAATGGCTTATTCGGCTACATCGACAAAAAAGGACAGGAAGTAATTCCTGCTCAATTTTCAGAAGCAAATGCGTTTTCACAGGGATTCGCGTATGTCAGAAACGGTCAGCAAATCTATTTTATCAATCAAAAAGGAGAAAAGCAATTCGGAAGAGATTTTGAATGGACATCAGGTTTCAACGACAGCCTGGCCCTGGTAATGACCGATCAAAAAGTGGGTTACATCAATACTTCCGGGAAATGGGTCATTCCAAACAAATACTACACCGGCGGAATCTTTATGGATGGATATGCGGCAGTAAAAGATACCCGCGAGGGAAAAACCTGGAAATTGATTGATAAAAAAGGAAAAGTCCTGTTTGAAAAAGAAGCTGACAGGATGCATAAGGGATTCGGAAATTATGTTTACTTCAATGAGGGGAGAAACGAAGGACTGCTGGATTTGAAGGGACAGGTGGTTATTCCGGCTAAGTACGATGTACTATTTTTCCTGGACGAGGTAATTATTGTAAAAACAGATTCGAAAGAAGACCGTTTCGGGCTTATCAACAAAAAAGGAGAATGGGTGACTGAAGCTAAATACCACGCATTGTTTCCGGCGGGAGATAATATGATCCTGATGGGAACTGAAAACAGGGAGTTGGGATACATTGATTTTTCCGGGAAAGTAATCTGGAAACCAACGAAATGA
- a CDS encoding suppressor of fused domain protein codes for MEKSESGSPIYRYQENDRNEFQAPSGEGNLEEISKHIEKYVGEVNMVFHELISDQVHIDLHWIKPTSERPYHTLVTSGMSDKPMTTPYEMNGSRYAELSICLPADWKISQEDFEDEENYWPLRWLKILSRFPHEYNTWLGYGHTIPNGNPPAPFSNRTNLNTMVLLPSILFDPEFHELKINDEKTICFYTIYPLYTEEVDLKMKKGVDALFDGFERIGLTDVLEINRENSVKRKKLFGLF; via the coding sequence ATGGAAAAATCAGAATCAGGATCACCGATTTACAGGTATCAGGAAAACGACAGGAATGAATTTCAAGCACCTTCCGGAGAAGGGAACCTTGAAGAAATTTCTAAACACATTGAAAAATATGTAGGTGAGGTGAATATGGTGTTTCATGAGTTGATCTCAGACCAGGTACATATTGACCTTCATTGGATAAAACCTACTTCGGAACGTCCTTATCATACATTAGTAACTTCAGGGATGAGCGATAAGCCGATGACAACTCCTTATGAAATGAATGGCTCCCGGTATGCCGAGTTGAGTATTTGTTTACCGGCAGACTGGAAAATTTCGCAGGAAGATTTTGAAGACGAAGAAAATTACTGGCCTTTGAGATGGTTGAAAATACTTTCACGTTTTCCGCATGAATACAATACCTGGTTAGGGTATGGACATACGATTCCAAATGGAAATCCACCCGCACCATTTTCGAACAGGACCAACTTGAATACGATGGTTTTGCTTCCTTCAATCCTTTTTGATCCGGAGTTTCATGAGTTGAAGATCAATGATGAAAAAACGATTTGTTTTTATACAATCTACCCGCTTTATACGGAAGAAGTTGACTTGAAGATGAAAAAAGGAGTAGATGCCTTATTCGATGGATTTGAACGAATCGGATTAACAGATGTCCTGGAAATAAACCGGGAAAATTCGGTTAAACGTAAAAAACTGTTCGGATTATTTTGA
- a CDS encoding GNAT family N-acetyltransferase, whose product METTLWQPRLENELVLLRPLEHSDYEALYQAASDPLIWEQHPAYNRHEREEFDSFFGESIACGKSFVIIDRKTNKIIGSTRYYDYDPEDSSIKIGFTFLDRAHWGGSFNFANKQLLVEYAFRYVDKIIFEIAEVNIRSQKGNTRLGLEEAGHFMKDIKGKQYPYITYLLTPEMWANAKRMRA is encoded by the coding sequence ATGGAAACGACTTTATGGCAGCCGCGGCTTGAAAATGAGTTAGTACTTCTACGTCCGTTGGAACACTCAGATTACGAAGCATTGTATCAGGCCGCATCAGATCCGTTGATCTGGGAGCAGCATCCGGCATATAACAGGCACGAGCGTGAAGAATTCGATTCTTTCTTCGGGGAATCCATTGCCTGCGGAAAAAGCTTTGTGATCATTGATAGAAAAACAAACAAAATTATCGGCAGTACCCGTTATTACGATTACGATCCGGAAGATTCATCGATTAAGATCGGGTTTACATTCCTGGACCGCGCACATTGGGGCGGAAGTTTCAATTTTGCGAACAAGCAGTTACTGGTTGAATACGCCTTCCGCTATGTAGACAAGATTATTTTTGAAATTGCGGAAGTGAACATTCGTTCGCAGAAGGGAAATACCCGGTTGGGACTGGAAGAAGCAGGACATTTTATGAAAGACATCAAAGGGAAACAGTATCCGTATATTACGTATCTGCTGACCCCCGAAATGTGGGCAAACGCCAAGCGCATGCGTGCATGA
- a CDS encoding ATP-binding protein — MKYTKTRHISLFRQFILNCFLVLSVSGLCYYFNHLIDNRIVALILLMTVSISAMIFNIWPVLLGATLSAFIWNFFFIEPLFTFHINEAEDFLTFLMYFVIAFINAVLTFQIRRAERKARDKEEKEKEVKLYNTLFNSLSHELKTPLSTILGSVDILKENGSKLTAEQQLDLLREIDKSGMRLKRQVENLLNMSRLENGMLQLKLDWVDINELIHQLIQRHEEFSDQRILYRSNEGLPLMKLDSGLLETVLDNIVYNAAQYTPDHLPVEIAVQCEDNRCTILISDSGPGFPEASMDHIFEKFYRLPESKAGGTGLGLSIVKGFVEAHGGRVEVKNKPQGGAEFSIHLPVETSFMHHLNNE, encoded by the coding sequence TTGAAGTACACGAAAACCCGTCATATTTCCCTGTTCAGGCAATTTATCCTCAATTGTTTTCTGGTGCTTTCCGTATCGGGGCTTTGCTATTATTTCAATCACCTGATCGACAATCGGATTGTTGCGCTGATCCTGCTGATGACCGTTTCAATCTCAGCCATGATCTTCAATATCTGGCCGGTTTTGTTGGGGGCAACCTTAAGCGCTTTTATCTGGAACTTCTTTTTCATCGAGCCGCTGTTTACCTTTCATATCAACGAGGCAGAAGATTTCCTGACCTTCCTGATGTATTTCGTGATTGCTTTTATCAATGCGGTACTGACCTTCCAGATCCGGAGAGCAGAACGAAAAGCGCGTGATAAGGAGGAAAAAGAGAAGGAAGTGAAATTGTACAATACGCTCTTCAATTCACTTTCCCACGAATTGAAAACACCTTTGTCCACCATTCTTGGTTCAGTAGATATCCTGAAGGAAAACGGGTCAAAACTGACTGCTGAACAGCAACTGGATTTGTTGCGTGAAATAGATAAATCGGGGATGCGCCTGAAGCGGCAAGTTGAAAACCTGCTGAATATGAGCCGGCTGGAGAACGGAATGCTGCAACTGAAACTGGACTGGGTGGATATAAACGAGTTGATACATCAATTAATCCAGCGTCACGAAGAGTTTTCCGATCAACGGATTTTATACCGGTCAAACGAAGGATTACCGCTCATGAAGCTCGATTCCGGCCTGTTGGAAACAGTGCTTGATAACATTGTCTACAATGCAGCCCAGTATACTCCCGATCACTTGCCGGTAGAAATAGCCGTACAATGTGAGGACAACCGGTGTACCATTTTAATTTCCGATTCAGGACCGGGTTTCCCGGAAGCATCCATGGATCACATTTTTGAAAAGTTTTACCGTTTACCGGAATCGAAAGCCGGCGGAACAGGCCTTGGATTATCCATCGTGAAAGGTTTCGTGGAAGCACATGGCGGAAGGGTGGAAGTGAAAAACAAACCGCAGGGAGGTGCGGAATTTAGCATACATTTACCGGTGGAAACTTCCTTTATGCATCATCTGAACAATGAATAA
- a CDS encoding response regulator transcription factor, with amino-acid sequence MNKAEILVIDDEPQIRKLLEITLESNDYKVILAETAKEGILKAANHPPELILLDLGLPDKSGHEVIRELRTWYNKALIVLSVQDSEEDIVRALDDGATDYLTKPFRNAELLARIRSAIRRNHSSNAKTVLQLCDLELDIPGRVLKKGGEIVKLTSTEFNLIVLFFKNEGRVLTHQFILKEIWGVGYQTETQYLRVFVNTLRKKIEDDPNHPKYIVTQSRVGYRFS; translated from the coding sequence ATGAATAAAGCAGAAATACTGGTTATTGATGACGAACCGCAGATTCGTAAATTGCTCGAGATTACGCTTGAAAGCAACGATTACAAGGTTATTTTAGCCGAAACTGCCAAAGAAGGCATCCTGAAAGCCGCCAATCATCCGCCGGAATTGATCCTTCTCGATTTAGGACTTCCGGATAAGAGCGGCCATGAAGTCATCCGTGAACTGAGGACCTGGTACAACAAAGCGCTCATTGTGCTTTCCGTGCAGGATTCGGAGGAAGATATTGTACGAGCTTTGGACGACGGAGCAACCGATTACCTCACCAAACCTTTCCGGAATGCGGAATTGCTGGCCCGGATCCGTTCTGCCATTCGCAGGAACCATTCTTCCAATGCAAAAACCGTCCTGCAGTTGTGCGACCTGGAACTGGATATTCCGGGAAGAGTGCTGAAGAAAGGCGGAGAGATTGTGAAACTAACCTCTACGGAATTCAACCTCATCGTCCTGTTTTTCAAGAATGAAGGAAGGGTACTGACCCACCAGTTTATCCTGAAAGAGATCTGGGGAGTTGGTTACCAGACAGAAACGCAATACCTGCGTGTTTTCGTGAATACGCTGCGGAAAAAAATCGAAGACGATCCGAACCATCCGAAATACATTGTGACCCAAAGCCGGGTGGGATACCGGTTTTCTTAA
- a CDS encoding KUP/HAK/KT family potassium transporter, whose amino-acid sequence MKKMSNGLKARVTAGSLLIALGIIYGDIGTSPLYVLKAIVGDRTITEDLVLGGISCVFWTLLLQTTVKYIWLTLKADNQGEGGIFSLYALVQKRGKWLVIPTILGATTLLADGIITPPISVASAVEGLTMVKSLGEIPVVPIVIVVLSLLFYFQRFGTQKVGSAFGPIMVIWFTMLLVLGLNQIVHFPSVFKALSPHYAYNLLVNYPHGFWILGAVFLATTGAEALYSDLGHCGRKNIRITWGFVKLSLVLNYLGQGAWLLHQGADKLDGINPFFGIVPPWFLLPSILIATAAAIIASQALISGSYTLINEAINLNFWPRVSVRQPSDNKGQIYIPSVNNILWIGCVLMILYFKSSTHMEAAYGFSITVAMMMTTILLCYFLIYHLKWHWLLVLSVLLVFSAVEISFFVANVAKIKERWMFLFFELFIFLVMYVWFYARKINNKYMRFVDLGKFAPQIKELSEDESVPKFATHLIYLTKANHRHEIEDKIIKSIFAKKPKRADVYWFVHINRTEHPSTLEYDVTELIDDKLIKINIHVGFRVQPKTELYFKKIVQDLVQNKELNLHNRPDGSTKYNQEPDFKFIVFKKYLSVENELGIKDGFLLKSYFQLKKLGQSDERAFGLDKSDTEVEKVPLLLSNCTQFHLIRNQN is encoded by the coding sequence ATGAAAAAGATGTCAAACGGACTGAAAGCCAGGGTCACCGCAGGATCTCTGCTGATCGCATTGGGAATTATTTATGGGGATATCGGTACGAGCCCGCTCTATGTACTGAAAGCAATTGTAGGAGACAGGACCATCACGGAAGACCTGGTTCTGGGAGGAATATCCTGTGTGTTTTGGACTTTATTGCTGCAAACGACCGTTAAATATATCTGGCTGACCTTAAAAGCAGATAACCAGGGTGAAGGAGGAATCTTTTCCCTGTATGCACTGGTTCAGAAAAGGGGCAAATGGCTGGTTATTCCTACGATTCTCGGAGCAACTACACTCCTGGCCGACGGAATAATCACTCCGCCCATTTCAGTGGCATCTGCAGTAGAAGGATTAACGATGGTGAAATCACTGGGAGAAATCCCGGTTGTACCGATTGTTATTGTCGTCTTATCGCTCCTGTTTTATTTCCAGCGTTTCGGTACCCAAAAAGTAGGCTCTGCATTTGGCCCGATCATGGTGATCTGGTTTACCATGCTGCTGGTTTTGGGATTGAACCAGATTGTGCATTTTCCCAGTGTTTTCAAAGCATTGAGTCCGCATTATGCTTACAACCTGTTGGTGAATTACCCGCATGGATTCTGGATTTTGGGAGCGGTATTCCTGGCAACAACCGGAGCAGAAGCCCTTTATTCGGATTTGGGGCATTGCGGGCGTAAAAATATCCGCATTACCTGGGGATTCGTGAAGCTGAGCCTGGTTTTGAACTATTTGGGACAAGGAGCGTGGCTGCTGCACCAAGGCGCTGACAAACTGGATGGTATCAACCCGTTTTTCGGGATTGTTCCACCGTGGTTCCTGTTGCCAAGTATCCTGATCGCAACAGCTGCTGCAATCATTGCATCACAAGCTTTAATCAGCGGTAGTTATACGCTTATCAATGAAGCAATTAATTTGAATTTCTGGCCGCGGGTTTCTGTCAGACAACCTTCCGACAACAAAGGACAGATTTACATTCCAAGTGTCAACAACATTCTGTGGATCGGTTGTGTACTGATGATCCTTTATTTCAAATCATCCACGCACATGGAAGCGGCTTACGGATTCAGTATCACGGTTGCCATGATGATGACTACGATCCTGCTTTGTTACTTCCTGATTTACCACCTGAAATGGCATTGGTTACTGGTTTTATCCGTTCTGTTGGTATTCTCTGCGGTAGAGATTTCTTTCTTCGTAGCGAATGTTGCCAAGATTAAAGAGCGATGGATGTTCCTGTTCTTCGAATTGTTTATTTTCCTGGTGATGTATGTGTGGTTTTACGCCCGCAAGATCAACAACAAGTACATGCGTTTTGTAGACCTGGGGAAATTTGCTCCGCAGATCAAGGAATTGAGCGAGGATGAATCCGTTCCGAAATTTGCAACACACCTGATTTATTTGACGAAGGCCAATCACCGCCACGAAATAGAGGACAAGATCATCAAATCTATTTTTGCGAAAAAGCCGAAACGCGCGGATGTTTATTGGTTTGTGCATATCAACCGGACAGAGCATCCGTCCACGCTGGAATACGATGTGACCGAACTGATTGACGACAAGCTTATCAAGATCAATATTCACGTGGGATTCCGGGTGCAGCCCAAGACCGAATTGTACTTCAAGAAAATAGTACAGGATTTGGTGCAGAACAAGGAACTGAACCTGCACAACCGGCCCGATGGTTCGACTAAATACAACCAGGAACCGGATTTCAAGTTCATTGTGTTCAAGAAATACCTTTCGGTGGAAAACGAACTGGGAATCAAAGACGGGTTCCTGCTGAAGTCCTATTTCCAACTCAAAAAACTGGGGCAAAGCGACGAGCGTGCCTTCGGGTTGGATAAAAGCGACACGGAGGTGGAAAAAGTACCGTTGCTGCTTTCAAACTGTACGCAATTCCATTTAATACGTAATCAAAATTAA